Below is a genomic region from Cyprinus carpio isolate SPL01 chromosome B6, ASM1834038v1, whole genome shotgun sequence.
CTGCAGAATTTTAAGGAACATTAAAGCTATAAGCCTTATCTGTGCTATTAATAAAAAAGCAGTAAGCATACTGCGCGAAAGAAatcaataacattacaaatgttacaAGAGCACCCTGAATCAGAGCGAAACACAATAATCTAGAGCAGCTGAACAGCAGATGGACTTAAGTTGTGTCATTGAAAATTCCAGTTTTGATAAGTCCAGAGTGACAGCTAAACAAGGtcttacatatatacatatccaTTTAAAGAACAGTAGTTCAACCACCCCAGGCATGGGGCATATGTCCCAGAgatgagagagggaaaaaaaacatgctgtgcATTTCTTTGGGCAGACAATGGGACAGCAACTTTCCCAATGaattcagggggaaaaaaagaacccAGATATTCATTTAGACAGCTTACTAATGACACGAATGAGAGCTGCATTTTCATCTTTCAGTCTCTGGTTGTCAGCACGCAAATCCACAAGCACCTAGGAGGAGGAAGACAGAGAGTGAGATGAACAGGCCCACATGGAATCTGTATATGCATGGAAATTTGTAGAAAGTTCTGCAGATCTGACATATCCATCATACACAATGGTCTACACAAACGCCCTTACTTTGAGTTCATCTTCTAACTCGGATGCTCTCCGCTGAAGAAGTTTcttttcctgaagaaaaaacaGTGCAGagtttacaacaaaaaaatccacTATATACAATAGGGTTCAATTTGTTAACGTGAGCATTAGGtgaaatagcatttattaatctaggttataTAACAGGGCAGTTGAATGCTTGCTTCTGATAGGTTGACGAGCGTTCTATggtgtgcaattttttttcaggGAGGTCTTGCAGTTAAATATGCAATGAAAATGATTTCAACTGAGGTCCAGAATATGAAGGCAAAAGAACCAAAGCCCACAAAGACATTGACCAAGCAGTTAAATACATtacttaacaataaaaaaaaaaagaaaaattctaacTATTTTCGTATtttctcaaaattaatttttagctTTCAGATTTGCTATTAGTAGACACTGTTGTTGAGACGATACTGTTCAAAGACACCTCCATTATTAGCTTTAAAATTACGTTTTTGAATTAGCAACAGGTGCTAATTGATGAAGGACcactgaattattagaaaataatgcatagTGCATTATCTTTAATAATTCAATGGTccatcatcaattattccttaattaatgttaattttagcaTGTACCAATACATCTTTAACagttaaattaacaaaattaaattcatttaaaaaacgttGATTATTGTTAGTACACAATACCAGTGCATTAACTAAGGTAAACAAATTGCAGAATTGTTACCACTCCAACCCAAGACACCCGAACCGTGACACGGCATGAAAATGTGGTAACTTACAAATCTCTCCAGCTCCAGCAGGGCTGGTCTGTTTGATCCATTCTCCTGATTCTGTGTGCATGCAAACAAATacaactatatataaatatattatataacttaaTTTAGTGGTTCAACATTTCTTTCCTATCCCAATGTCTCAGGACAAGAAAACAACACTTTTCACCTGTTTGAGTTTCTCCAGCTGAACTTTACTCTCATTTAACTGCAGCTGAGTTTCTTGAAGCTTCTCTTTTAGATCTCCATTCTCTTGCAACACCTGCAGATACAACTGAGAGAACACATATTACATAACAAGAGTGTGAACAAGTTCTTATATTGCTCATTAATTTCTGAAtgttcaatgtttaaaaaaaaattattaccctACTATAATCCAGAGAAGAGGTTCTGGAATCGTATAATCGAGGAtcactacaaaaacaaacaatactcttaaaaataacattacaaaagtcTCAATATCACTCTCTCAACATGAGCATATTAGCAGCTTATTTAAAACTGTGCACTAATTAATACCATGGTTAGGGACAGGTAAGTGTGAATGCATCCATATCTACGGAGAAAAACatcacagaacaaaaaacacacaagacaCTGTGCTATGTAATCAGTACACACTAagtacatacaggtgcatctccaattagaatgtcgtggaaaagttaatttattccagtaattcaactcaaattgtgaaactcgtgtattaaataaattcaatgcacacagactgaagtagtttaagtctttggtttttttaattgtgattattttggctcacatttaacaaaaacccaccaattcactctcattcatctcaacaaattagaatacttcatgagactaatataaaaaaaaaacaaatttagtgaattgttggccttctggaaagtatgttcgtGTACTGtccatgtactcaatacttggttggggctccttttgctttaattactgcctcaatttggcatggcatggaggtgctcagtttgtggcactgctgaggtggtatggaagcccaggtttctttgacagtggccttcagctcatctgcatttttttggtctcttgtttctcattttcctcttgacagtatcccatagattctctgtggggttcaggtctggtgagtttgctggccagtcaagcacaccaacaccatgttcatttaaccaacttttggggcttttggcagtgtgggcaggtgccaaatcctgctggaaaatgaaatcagcatcttcaaaaagctggtcagcagaggGAAGCATGACGTGCTccaaaaatttcttggtaaacgggtggagtgactttggtttttacaaaaaacacaatggaccaacaccagcagatgacattgcaccccaaatcatcacagactgtggaaacttaatactggacttcaagcaacttgggctattcCACCCTTCCTCTAGACtataggaccttggtttccaaatgaaatacaaaacttgctctcatctgaaatgaagactttggaccactgggaaaCAGTCCAGTTcatcttctccttagcccaggtaagacgcctctgacattgtctgtggtttaGGAGTGGCTTAaaaagaggaatacgacaactgtagccaaattccttgacacatctgtgtgtggtggctcttggtgccttgaccccagcctcagtccttGTGTCCTCTCagtccttgtgaagttcactcaaattcttgaatcaattttgcttgacaatcctcataaggctgcggttctttCGGTTGGTTgtacatctttttcttccacactttttccttctactcaactttctgttaacatgcttggatacagcactctgtgaacagccagcttctatGGCAacgaatgtttgtggcttaccctccttgtgaagggtgtcaatgattgtcttctggacaactgtcagatcagcagtcttccccatgattgtgtagcctagtgaacctaatgaattggtgggtttttgttaaatgtgggccaaaatcatcacaattaaaagaaccaaagacttaaactatttcagtctgtgtgcactgaatttattttatacacgagtttcacagtttgagttgaattactgaaataaatgaacttttccacgacattctaatttattgagatgcacctgtataggATATACCTACACACCAGGCGATGTACAAAAccttgataaaacacacacaaaccggGTTCTGTTGTCTTGTTCAGCATCTTCATTTGCCTCCACATCATCCATCTGAACAAAAGAAACATTAATCTTCAATAACTGTCCATGTCAAAGTCAGTCATTTAAAATTCCCGAATTATGTAATCTTTACTACTACAACTGGCACTAAAcacaactgcaaaaataattataaattagagGTGTAATAATGTTCtcactgtataaaaataataataataacaattagcctagcaaaaaaaaaaaaaaaaaaactgcaacaaaaatacaaaaaatgaatgACCTCTGAATGCTTTGATTCACAAATtagaaacaacaacaatgtaataaatggcattaatataATTAGCCTACATATTTTAGTTGTCggtttattacatttttcataacAATGTGCAAATCTATGATGCATATTCAATAGTccactacaaaaaaataacatttctaatagTGCGAATGTATGATTTGAttgattattttgtcattatttgacTACAGTGCAAACGCTCTCTCAAATTACATTAATGCCCTTTTTGGAAACAGTtatgaattgttttaaaatactttaaatcatTCATACATTGAATCATAACCCAATTTCATGATGCATCACAATCATAAGATTAAAGAATCAAATTCACAACAAATATttacacccatatatatatatatatatatctatatattatatatatatatatatatatatatatatatatatatatatatagttatatatatataaaatatttttgtttatttataggtGATTTTTCCAAAGTTCTGAACTTCTGGCTGATGCATATTATAAAAAAGTCTGTCAAGGAAATAGTCAAACAAATCGTATAGCAGTTTTGGGACAACCATATCATTATAGTGTTAAGGTCTACATTATAGACCCTttgtcatgtactgtatgtgtttgcatATGAATGTTGCTAAATACATTATCATAAAATAGGGAACCTCCACAAACTCCTCCTGTTCTACAGTGGAAACCTTGTTGTGGGCaacatttgcttaaaatgtaaattcacatgcATCATCATCCTTTGTTATTCTTTGTAATATACAGGTGAGAAGCTGCAAAGAAGTGTACTTCTAAAAGtctatttatattgaaaatgCTCGGTGTGAACAAGAATGCCCTGGCTTTTTTATGAATGCTTGTAGCTCACCTCTCCAGCCTGCTGAACGATACCAGTTGAGCGTCTCTCTTTCCTCCCTTTCCTGCGATCTCTCACTCCTAATCTTGTCTCTGCATCTCCCGATTCCTTCACTGGCTCTGTGTCTATTGCAGAGAGAAAACTCTTAAAATCCATAAAGAATTCACACTGAATCAAAAACTTCAAAGAATAATTACTGTCAACTGAAACTGAAGTATCAACTCCAGGTGCTTCAGACACACTGGTTGGTAATGAGACTCACCTCTCTCAGCTGGTGTTAGTGAGATGTTGGGGCTCACAGGCTGAACACTGAGGTGCTGAGGTTCATTGGTCTTAACAATTATCCGTTCTGCTTCCTTAAGATCTGTCAATGTTACTCCCTGACAATcaaaattccaaaaaatatttaataataatattatcttaacaatacattttttttttttgagcacattattaacatgttgttaacaaaatattaagcCAAACTACTCAAtatggttttcttttcttttaatgagttttattcattatattagttttattcagGGTTGTGAATACACACCTGTGTTGATCGTCGTGACTGCCTCATGAGACGCGAGCGAGCTTTCCTCTGAAACTCCGACTCCTCGTCTCTCACTGGAGCCTgatacctgtaaaaaaaaaaaaaaaaaaaaaaaaaatttcatcactATTCATGAACAGATCTTAAATCTAGTTTATAAAATAGATGGTCCTTAATTATGACTGTTTGAGTcaataaaatttctaaattatgtAACTTTACTACTACTGGCACCAAACACAATTGCAAAATAATTAGACATTAGAGGTGTACAAATATTCTCAATGTACAAAACAATTCAGCCTAGCAACATAACAAATActgcaacaaaaatacaaacactgaATCCCATGATTTACAGATCAGAACCAGTAACAATGTAATAAATGGCATTAATGTATAGTTAATAATTAATAGATAATATACACATACACCTGTGACCTCATAACATTAGAATTACTGCACTAAAGAAACTGTTTTGAAATGTCAGATTTCACTGTAGCCGtagtttacagtgaatttatacaACCAAGGGGGTTTAGGCACTCTGCTCCGCTTTGTGACTAGCGAGAAGGCTTCTTGGCTTATTGCATtaaacagtaacatttatttacatattacttTACATACTGCTTAGTTATTTACATACTGACTTAGCGAagatatttaaattcaaaatgatgtTGAATGATTCTCAGTACAAACTTCAATACCAAAAGACAGTAAAACACTACTTTATAAGTTTACCTGTTGTAGagatttaattaaaagttttaattataaaattaccaTTGAATTATAAACTAAAATGAGGTTCTATGTAGTTCACTCACCAGGTGTTTGAGTTAGAGTTTAGCACAGATATTTTTTCACTCATTTGGAATTATTCAACCTCTAAAAACAAGTCTAAGTCTAgcgaataaacaaaaaaaattacttaaatgtctttacttgGTAATTCTGCTACGTTATGCCATCACTAATACTTCCTTATCATGAAGCCGTACATAACATAAGATTTGTACAGCTGtaacataaaatcaataaaataaataaaagtgtaattgtAAAGCATTTAATTCTTGCGATCAAACTATCTTACTTCCTTCCATCACTAGAGGCATTACTGGGGCTCTCAGCAGGTGACTCTCGCCTCTGGGGGGTGGGCTGCACAACTGCTGTGCGACTCGCTCTGTCCTGATCATTCACCTTGACTTCTTTATCCTCTATGGTCTGaagaacacaaacatacagtgATTAAATCACATGCACCAGCAGAGAGATTCTGACATTAAAAGCTGAGACAGAAGACTGTGTGTCTTCTGACCTCTGAAGAGGGAACAATGCTCTCTGGTGTTGACACTGTTGAACTTTCTagaacagagaacaaaacaaacatcatcAAACAGACTGTATTCTTGTATGTTTCATagatgtgaatattttgaatgctgctgtatgagagagagagataaacctGGGCTGCTTTCTCTCTCATCGTTGAGTCCCAGGCCTCCTGAGACTCCTCGTTCCTTAGACTGGTCCTGTACATATATTTTGTCCCTGCTGCTCATTCGGCACACAGAGCTCTAGAGAAAGAGAGGTATGAGTGAAGATGTTTGTGACTGCAAAGACTGTAAGACTGATAATCTTTCTCACCTGCGTTTCTTGTTTGCAGTGTTGGCATTTGAAATCTGTGAATTTTGTTGCTCAATAAGTGCCTGTTCAGTCCTCCACTAAAATAAACAGATGCAAAAATCTATTAAACATCATACTTTATTTACAATGGATCTAAATAGCccatatataattattgttctgaTTAATAGTTAAAACGGTATAGTAATGAGTTTAATGAGGTACaaaaacatgtaaacaacaaATAAAGAGCCTCAACATGgcttatatttttaataagtattcAGTTTTCATGTGCACTCAGGAACAAAGGTTCATGTCACTCGGTAGTACCCTACAGACAAAAAGCTAAAAGGCAGATCTTTGTACCTTAGTTACACCTAAATGGTTTATTTTAGTACCTTAAAgctacatataatttttttaaaagtaaatattagcacATTAAGTGTACATATTGGTACCCTTTTGAAAGGGTACGTCCACAGTGTCAGTTTCCCAGATAAACACAGGTATGTCTCTATTATGTCTGCTAACTAGTCCACTTgatctgggaaacatctgctTTTAGCACTTCCATTTCCATTATctgaagtcaatgggttttttgttaaatgcctgaaataagcaCAAGCACAAGATATAAGTTTTAAtctatgacataaaaaaaaaaaaaaaaaaaaaaaaaaaatcggtaatACCccttatgactttcttttttttttttttttttttacttgtcttgaaaaaggcttttgctaacaagtggctaaatgggaccaCAGAGGTTGTCAGCTGAGAGCATGTTAAACGTcataaaaccaaacataaaaactcatctactcactagtccacTTTTTACAGCCTTGCTGTGttattaatcacacattttttacaaatttttttacaTAGACTGAAAGAGTTCCAGGAAGCTTGGTGATGTTGACGTTGAAGTCAGGTGACTGTGGTGTAGTTATAGCCTTTGTTTAGCAATTGTAAATACCCAAATACACAGCCTTCTGACAACTGTATGTAGGCTTCAAAATTCACAAAAGTTTTGTTCATTTGAGAAgaacgttatttttttttttttttggttatagaGAAGATTTTCCGCAATGATCCAAAAGCAAAAATCCAATTCTGTGGATTCTATTGTTCAGCTGAACAGATTTCAAGACTGCAactgtctgttttctttcatattgcaaaagcaaagagagagagagagaaaaaaataaagtgtactTGGTAAGACAAAAAGctcattttagaatttattttgtgattgatgtcacaaaaacaaattgagTGTCTCTTTCTGTTAATAATAGTGCAGttctatatacaggtgcatctaaaaaaaaattgtgaaaagttacatgtaaagtaaaaagttataagagcttacagctcatgaaagtcaaaaataccagtatctcaaaatattaaaatatttacatttgagtttcattaaatggccatccctacagtataaattctggatatctcttgttctttgaaaccacaataatggggaagactgctgacttggttATGGTCCAGAAAACAATCACTGAAAacagtcacagaaggtcattactgaaaggggtaGTTGTTCATAGAGTGCTgtataaaagcatattaaatgcaaagttgactggaaggaagaaactgggtaggaaaaggtgcacaagcaacagggatgactgcaagtttgagaatactgtcaagcaaagccgattcaaacacttgggagagcttcacaaggagtgaactgaagctggagtcagtgcatcaagagtggGGGTTgtacgactactgatttctgctagtcgatttttatttaaaaaatactcgagttactcgactactcgtggttcatgctgtaaatgaaaagacatgaaatagCTGTTATCAATAAACGCTAATTAATTCatagccttatgcaacaattacatatgtaaatcgttaaaactttataattatgacattatatattacaattttcatgtaacagaaagtatttgtatctgtatttgtatctgtaacaatcacaaaattattcgtatctgcatccggataaaaccaggtggaacgtcgtacagttacttgataagaccgttatgactatatttttttcacagttatcactgaacaagtattccgtgttaaactaaaataattattagcaGAAAGCAgaaagatgtcatgacaaacatttagtgatcatttgaactcgACTGAATTAAATCAtagcgcacattttcattacgcagaactctttaagcgagtctttttttgaacttcactaaacaaatgtgcatgtgccacgcaaaccagcaaaaaataaagatgcaaacatgtaggccaagtagaaaatgtatctgtatctaagttgattattagcgtactcttgagagagaactggtttggtttttgagagactgagatgCGCAACGTGGCTGTTTGATTGGGGAGCGTGCTGtgcttattacatttattcatttcatatcgtagcctaaggtctaatcattgccttttaaatatatacaaataatagaacgggtatgatgtattattttataggtgatattactcttgccaagctctgatttctgagagatgcacggagagcaatgcggtgtttgatttacgctcttttcattcataaagtttacattcattcacttcacactctatTGCATGACTTTAGAGTTCTGTGTATAATATttgctcaactgttatctagcaaacccCAGACTGTGCCAGCcgcagccgaatattcaggcagaattattccttgtccgttattcgttttttaagccattatccgtgcctttcTGATTAAGTTATTCGGCTTTGGgtacacccctaattattacatattttaattgtacatgcaacatagataaagtcatagaaagtaacagctacacgcaatattgtaatcctaaaattcacgtcgTACTTGCAAACTCTAtatatgcattatggttaatgcatgctcGAGTAGTTGATCGTGTCCAACAGCGCCGACTAGTGTTtgaagtagtcgatcactcgactactcgactagtctatgcaagccctaatCAAAAGTCACCATGCTCAgatgtcttcaggaaaagggtcaccaagccacttctgaaacagaaacaacgtcagaagcatcgtacctgggctaaggagaaaaagaactggatcgttgctcagtggtccaaagtcctcttttcagataaaagtaaatttgcatttcatttggaaaccaaggtctggagtctggaggaagactggagaggcacagaatccaagctgcttgaagtccggTGTGAAGTTTccaaagtcagtgatgatttgggataccgtgacgtctgctggtgttggtccattgtgttttatcaagtctaaagccaatgcagccatctaccagaagattttggagcactttatgcttccatctgctgacaagctttatggaaatgctgatttccttttccagcgggactttagcacctgcccacagtgccaaaaccacttccaagtggtttgctggccataatattactgtgcttgattggccagccaacatacCTGACCTGAACCTtatatggaatctatgggatattttcaagagaaagataaGAAACAGTTGATCCAacaatacagatgagctgaaggctcaatagtgcctcagcagtgccacaggctgatcgcttccatgccacacctcatTGATGCTGTCatttgtgctaaaggagccccgaccaagtattgCATGCATAAATGAccatactttaaagaactttaacttttctgttttgcaaatacttttttgattgatcttaggaaatattctaatattttaagatactggatttttgactttcatgagctctaatcatcaaaattaaaacaaaaaaaaaacttttgaaacgttttactttacatgtattgaatctagaatatatgaaagtttcactttttgaaataagttacaaaaaaaataactttcacgatattctaattttttgagatgcacctgtatacttattagaattagaatgtcatggaaaagtgcatttatttcagtaattcaactcaaattgtgaaacttgtgtattaaataaattcagtgcacacagaataaagtggtttaagtctttggttcctttaattgtgatgattttggctcacatttaacaaaaacccaccaattcactatctcaactaattagaatatggtgacatgccaatcacctaatcaactcaa
It encodes:
- the LOC109080602 gene encoding protein phosphatase 1 regulatory subunit 12C-like isoform X2, whose translation is MGDAAVAKRREQLTRWSGSSTDREPAVPRSRWKRETSTGASDGGRTDTNEQQKKSRWRVRFEKTAEFLAVCASGDTEEAKEMLREARVQNGEDDMVNCANTDGITALHQACIDGSMEMVEFLLSRGANVNQVDSEGWTPLHVAASCGNLEITEFLLRHGASLCLVNCDGDVPVDIAEDEATETLLQEHTLTQDVEAAKRAEEEWIMCDARHWLTKGLPANLRHPRTGATPLHVAAAKGYLEAIKLLCQCGLDVSAKDYDGWTPLHAAAHWGQSEACRLLAEQLCDMEAHSNGGQTPFDVADESVASLLEELSQRQANWRTEQALIEQQNSQISNANTANKKRSSVCRMSSRDKIYVQDQSKERGVSGGLGLNDERESSPESSTVSTPESIVPSSETIEDKEVKVNDQDRASRTAVVQPTPQRRESPAESPSNASSDGRKYQAPVRDEESEFQRKARSRLMRQSRRSTQGVTLTDLKEAERIIVKTNEPQHLSVQPVSPNISLTPAERDTEPVKESGDAETRLGVRDRRKGRKERRSTGIVQQAGEMDDVEANEDAEQDNRTRDPRLYDSRTSSLDYSRLYLQVLQENGDLKEKLQETQLQLNESKVQLEKLKQNQENGSNRPALLELERFEKKLLQRRASELEDELKVLVDLRADNQRLKDENAALIRVISKLSK
- the LOC109080602 gene encoding protein phosphatase 1 regulatory subunit 12C-like isoform X1 — encoded protein: MGDAAVAKRREQLTRWSGSSTDREPAVPRSRWKRETSTGASDGGRTDTNEQQKKSRWRVRFEKTAEFLAVCASGDTEEAKEMLREARVQNGEDDMVNCANTDGITALHQACIDGSMEMVEFLLSRGANVNQVDSEGWTPLHVAASCGNLEITEFLLRHGASLCLVNCDGDVPVDIAEDEATETLLQEHTLTQDVEAAKRAEEEWIMCDARHWLTKGLPANLRHPRTGATPLHVAAAKGYLEAIKLLCQCGLDVSAKDYDGWTPLHAAAHWGQSEACRLLAEQLCDMEAHSNGGQTPFDVADESVASLLEELSQRQANWRTEQALIEQQNSQISNANTANKKRRSSVCRMSSRDKIYVQDQSKERGVSGGLGLNDERESSPESSTVSTPESIVPSSETIEDKEVKVNDQDRASRTAVVQPTPQRRESPAESPSNASSDGRKYQAPVRDEESEFQRKARSRLMRQSRRSTQGVTLTDLKEAERIIVKTNEPQHLSVQPVSPNISLTPAERDTEPVKESGDAETRLGVRDRRKGRKERRSTGIVQQAGEMDDVEANEDAEQDNRTRDPRLYDSRTSSLDYSRLYLQVLQENGDLKEKLQETQLQLNESKVQLEKLKQNQENGSNRPALLELERFEKKLLQRRASELEDELKVLVDLRADNQRLKDENAALIRVISKLSK